A single Streptomyces mirabilis DNA region contains:
- a CDS encoding DEAD/DEAH box helicase has protein sequence MTLPVALSGSDVIGQAKTGTGKTLGFGLPLLERVTVPADVEAGRAQPEQLTDAPQALVVVPTRELCTQVTNDLLTAGKVRNVRVLAIYGGRAYEPQVEALKKGVDVIVGTPGRLLDLAGQKKLNLKHIKALVLDEADEMLDLGFLPDVEKIMNMLPARRQTMLFSATMPGAVIGLARRYMSQPTHIRATAPDDEGATVRNTAQFIYRAHNMDKPELVARILQADGRGLAMVFCRTKRTAADLADQLQQRGFASGAVHGDLGQGAREQALRAFRNGKVDVLVCTDVAARGIDVEGVTHVINYQSPEDEKTYLHRIGRTGRAGAKGIAITLVDWDDIPRWQLINKALDLGFSNPPETYSTSPHLFEELNIPAGTKGVLPRSERTRAGLAAEEVEDLGETGGRGGPRGRGGRSSAPAPVERERERPARTPRRRRRTRNGAALEETSTTPTPEATTEPADAEATEPRTPRRRRRTRAGGTAETVAAAATVSEPSVSEAPQTAETAVSTAEGAIEATPEDAVAKPRRRRTRKTAEAAPAPVETVAVVAESAPVVEAVAEAVAEAPAKPVRRRTRKAAEAVVDTAEGVVEAAPEAPATKPRRTRAKATAEAPAEAAVDSAEAVAAKPVRRRTRKAVAETVDTVATVEAEIPAQTAAAVVEAPEAKPRRRTRKAAEPAEVAVDTAEGVAEAPVAKPRRTRKAAVAVVDAVEAAAEVPATKPRRTRAKATAEAPAEAAVDSAEAVAAKPVRRRTRKAVAETVEAAIPAQSAAVDEPEAKPRRRTRKVVESAVAADAAPEAATPRRRTRKAAAAAEPAES, from the coding sequence ATGACGCTCCCCGTAGCCCTTTCGGGCTCCGACGTCATCGGCCAGGCCAAGACCGGCACCGGCAAGACGCTGGGCTTCGGCCTTCCGCTCCTCGAGCGTGTCACCGTCCCCGCGGACGTCGAGGCGGGCCGGGCCCAGCCCGAGCAGCTCACCGACGCCCCGCAGGCCCTCGTCGTCGTCCCGACGCGCGAGCTGTGCACCCAGGTGACCAACGACCTGCTGACCGCCGGCAAGGTCCGCAACGTACGCGTTCTCGCCATCTACGGCGGCCGGGCGTACGAGCCGCAGGTCGAGGCCCTCAAGAAGGGCGTCGACGTCATCGTCGGCACCCCGGGCCGACTGCTGGACCTCGCGGGCCAGAAGAAGCTCAACCTCAAGCACATCAAGGCGCTCGTCCTCGACGAGGCCGACGAGATGCTCGACCTGGGCTTCCTGCCCGACGTCGAGAAGATCATGAACATGCTGCCGGCCCGCCGTCAGACCATGCTGTTCTCGGCGACCATGCCGGGTGCGGTCATCGGTCTCGCGCGTCGCTACATGTCGCAGCCCACGCACATCCGCGCCACGGCGCCGGACGACGAGGGCGCGACGGTCCGCAACACCGCGCAGTTCATCTACCGCGCGCACAACATGGACAAGCCCGAGCTGGTCGCACGCATACTGCAGGCCGACGGCCGCGGGCTCGCGATGGTGTTCTGCCGCACCAAGCGGACGGCGGCGGACCTCGCCGACCAGCTCCAGCAGCGCGGCTTCGCCTCCGGCGCGGTCCACGGCGACCTCGGCCAGGGCGCCCGCGAGCAGGCCCTGCGCGCGTTCCGCAACGGCAAGGTCGACGTCCTCGTCTGCACCGACGTCGCCGCCCGCGGCATCGACGTCGAGGGTGTCACCCACGTCATCAACTACCAGTCCCCCGAGGACGAGAAGACGTACCTGCACCGCATCGGCCGTACGGGCCGCGCGGGCGCAAAGGGCATCGCGATCACCCTCGTCGACTGGGACGACATCCCGCGCTGGCAGCTCATCAACAAGGCGCTGGACCTCGGCTTCAGCAACCCGCCGGAGACGTACTCCACGTCCCCGCACCTCTTCGAGGAACTGAACATCCCGGCAGGCACCAAGGGTGTCCTGCCGCGTTCCGAGCGCACCCGCGCCGGCCTCGCGGCCGAAGAGGTCGAGGACCTCGGCGAGACCGGCGGGCGTGGCGGTCCGCGCGGCCGCGGTGGCCGTTCGTCGGCGCCAGCGCCCGTGGAGCGCGAGCGTGAGCGCCCGGCGCGCACGCCCCGCCGCCGTCGCCGTACGCGCAACGGTGCCGCGCTGGAGGAGACGTCCACGACGCCGACTCCGGAGGCGACCACCGAGCCCGCCGACGCGGAGGCCACCGAGCCCCGCACCCCGCGCCGCCGTCGCCGTACGCGCGCCGGGGGTACGGCGGAGACGGTGGCGGCTGCCGCCACGGTCTCCGAGCCGTCGGTGAGCGAGGCCCCTCAGACCGCGGAGACCGCGGTCTCCACGGCCGAGGGTGCGATCGAGGCCACGCCGGAGGACGCGGTCGCGAAGCCGCGTCGCCGGCGGACCCGTAAGACGGCGGAGGCCGCTCCCGCCCCGGTCGAGACCGTGGCCGTGGTCGCGGAATCCGCGCCCGTCGTGGAAGCCGTCGCCGAGGCCGTCGCGGAGGCTCCGGCCAAGCCGGTTCGTCGCCGGACCCGCAAGGCCGCCGAAGCCGTCGTCGACACGGCCGAGGGCGTGGTCGAGGCCGCGCCGGAAGCCCCCGCCACCAAGCCGCGGCGTACGCGGGCCAAGGCCACGGCCGAGGCGCCCGCCGAAGCGGCCGTGGACAGCGCCGAGGCGGTGGCGGCCAAGCCCGTCCGTCGCCGCACGCGCAAGGCCGTCGCGGAGACCGTCGACACCGTCGCGACCGTCGAGGCCGAGATTCCGGCGCAGACCGCCGCCGCCGTCGTCGAGGCCCCGGAGGCCAAGCCGCGGCGCCGTACCCGCAAGGCCGCGGAGCCCGCGGAGGTCGCGGTCGACACGGCGGAGGGTGTCGCCGAGGCGCCGGTCGCCAAGCCGCGGCGTACGCGCAAGGCGGCGGTGGCCGTGGTGGACGCGGTCGAGGCCGCGGCGGAGGTACCCGCCACCAAGCCGCGGCGTACGCGGGCCAAGGCCACGGCCGAGGCGCCCGCCGAAGCGGCCGTGGACAGCGCCGAGGCGGTGGCGGCCAAGCCCGTCCGTCGCCGCACGCGCAAGGCCGTCGCGGAGACCGTCGAGGCGGCGATTCCCGCCCAGTCGGCCGCCGTTGACGAGCCGGAGGCCAAGCCGCGTCGTCGTACGCGCAAGGTCGTGGAGTCCGCGGTCGCCGCGGACGCGGCGCCGGAGGCGGCAACGCCCCGTCGGCGTACGCGCAAGGCGGCGGCTGCCGCGGAGCCCGCGGAGAGCTGA
- a CDS encoding alpha/beta fold hydrolase, whose protein sequence is MSRPPSFAPPAGVRAYRLRTARGEFAALDAAPRAQLKGTVLLLPGFTGSKEDFIALHEPLAARGYRTVAVDGRGQYESDGPEHDESAYAQAELAKDVLAQAAALDTPVHLVGHSLGGLVARAAVLLDPAPFASLTLMASGPAQISTSQQQRVKLLRDALAVMDMAQVWDAIQAMEPPEETDTGGLDGGLDDREDLRRRWLATRPAQLIATGRQLCTEPDRVAELAAVRLPKHVLSGAFDDTWPVPLLDDMAVRLKARRTVVRGAEHSPNTDQPEQTALALAKFWDHTDR, encoded by the coding sequence ATGAGCAGGCCCCCCTCCTTCGCGCCGCCCGCCGGTGTCCGTGCCTACCGTCTCCGCACCGCCCGCGGCGAGTTCGCCGCGCTCGACGCCGCGCCGCGGGCGCAGCTGAAGGGAACCGTGCTGCTGCTGCCGGGTTTCACCGGCAGCAAGGAGGACTTCATCGCGCTGCACGAGCCGCTCGCGGCGCGTGGGTACCGTACCGTCGCCGTGGACGGCCGCGGGCAGTACGAGAGCGACGGTCCCGAGCACGACGAATCGGCCTACGCGCAGGCCGAGTTGGCGAAGGACGTGCTCGCGCAGGCGGCAGCACTCGACACCCCCGTGCACCTCGTCGGCCACTCCCTCGGCGGACTGGTCGCCCGCGCCGCCGTCCTCCTCGACCCGGCCCCCTTCGCCTCACTCACCCTCATGGCCTCGGGCCCCGCCCAGATCTCCACCTCCCAGCAGCAGCGCGTCAAACTGCTCCGGGACGCCCTCGCCGTGATGGACATGGCCCAGGTGTGGGACGCCATCCAGGCGATGGAACCGCCGGAGGAGACCGACACCGGTGGTCTCGACGGTGGGCTGGACGACCGTGAGGACCTGCGGCGCCGCTGGCTGGCCACCCGGCCGGCCCAGCTGATCGCGACGGGCCGTCAGCTGTGCACGGAGCCCGACCGCGTCGCCGAGCTGGCCGCCGTACGCCTGCCCAAGCATGTGCTGTCCGGAGCGTTCGACGACACCTGGCCGGTGCCGCTCCTGGACGACATGGCCGTACGCCTCAAGGCCCGGCGCACGGTCGTACGCGGAGCCGAGCACTCCCCGAACACGGACCAGCCCGAGCAGACGGCCCTCGCCCTCGCCAAGTTCTGGGACCACACGGACCGGTAA
- a CDS encoding NYN domain-containing protein, producing MEVMNDDHAALGARIDRTNELLQRMLAEVAKTPSTHAIFVDAGYLYAAAGRLVAGTEDRRAFDLDAEGLIEALIDRARTIFADSRLLRVYWYDGARRRIHTAEQQSIAELPDVKVRLGNLNANNQQKGVDSLIRSDLESLARHRAISDAALLGGDEDLVSAVEAAQGYGARVHLWGIEAPEGRNQAEPLLWEVDSQRTFDLEFFKPYVSRRTSATYDPTAASRPTREDVRFVGAQIAAKWLAARGREALVELLPGHPYLPGSVDQDLLVEAEGLLQYSLRGQADLRRALRDGFWEHLQAQY from the coding sequence ATGGAGGTGATGAACGACGACCACGCGGCGCTCGGCGCCCGCATCGACCGCACGAACGAGCTGCTCCAGCGCATGCTCGCCGAGGTGGCGAAGACGCCCTCGACCCATGCGATCTTCGTCGACGCCGGATACCTGTACGCGGCCGCGGGGCGGCTCGTCGCCGGGACCGAGGACCGCCGCGCCTTCGACCTCGACGCCGAAGGCCTCATCGAGGCGCTCATCGACAGGGCCCGCACCATCTTCGCCGACAGCAGGCTGCTGCGCGTCTACTGGTACGACGGCGCGCGCCGTCGTATTCACACCGCGGAACAGCAGTCGATCGCCGAACTCCCGGACGTCAAGGTCCGGTTGGGCAACCTCAACGCCAACAACCAGCAAAAGGGCGTCGATTCCCTCATCCGCTCCGACCTGGAGTCCCTCGCCCGGCACCGCGCCATCAGCGACGCCGCGCTGCTCGGCGGCGACGAGGACCTGGTGTCGGCGGTCGAGGCGGCGCAGGGGTACGGGGCGCGGGTCCACCTCTGGGGCATCGAGGCGCCCGAGGGCCGCAATCAGGCCGAGCCGCTGCTGTGGGAGGTCGACAGCCAGCGCACGTTCGACCTCGAATTCTTCAAGCCGTACGTGTCCCGGCGCACCTCCGCGACCTACGACCCGACGGCCGCGAGCCGGCCCACCCGCGAGGACGTGCGGTTCGTGGGCGCCCAGATCGCCGCGAAGTGGCTGGCCGCGCGGGGGCGCGAGGCGCTGGTGGAGCTGCTGCCCGGCCACCCCTACCTGCCCGGCTCGGTCGACCAGGATCTGCTGGTCGAGGCCGAGGGGCTGCTGCAGTACTCCCTGCGGGGCCAGGCGGACCTGCGCCGCGCGCTGCGGGACGGCTTCTGGGAGCACTTGCAGGCGCAGTACTAG
- a CDS encoding MarC family protein translates to MFDVAVFGSLFLTLFVIMDPPGITPIFLALTAGRPAKVQKRMALQAVCVAGGVIAVFGLLGHQILDYLHVSVPALMIAGGLLLLLIALDLLTGKTDEPKQTKDVNVALVPLGMPLLAGPGAIVSVILAVQKADTVATQVSVWAAILAIHVVLWLVMRYSLLIIRVIKDGGVVLVTRLAGMMLSAIAVQQIINGITQVIRAS, encoded by the coding sequence ATGTTCGACGTCGCCGTCTTCGGCTCCCTCTTCCTCACCCTCTTCGTCATCATGGATCCCCCCGGGATCACCCCGATCTTCCTCGCGCTCACCGCGGGACGCCCCGCCAAGGTGCAGAAGCGGATGGCCCTCCAGGCCGTCTGCGTGGCCGGCGGAGTGATCGCCGTCTTCGGCCTCCTCGGCCACCAGATCCTCGACTACCTGCATGTGTCCGTGCCCGCGCTGATGATCGCGGGCGGGCTGCTGCTCCTTCTGATCGCCCTCGACCTGCTGACCGGCAAGACCGACGAGCCCAAGCAGACCAAGGACGTCAACGTCGCCCTCGTACCGCTCGGCATGCCGCTGCTCGCGGGCCCCGGCGCGATCGTGTCGGTGATCCTCGCGGTCCAGAAGGCCGACACCGTCGCCACGCAGGTGTCCGTGTGGGCCGCGATCCTCGCCATCCATGTCGTCCTGTGGCTGGTCATGCGCTACTCGCTGCTGATCATCCGTGTCATCAAGGACGGCGGTGTCGTGCTGGTGACCCGGCTCGCGGGCATGATGCTGTCCGCGATCGCCGTGCAGCAGATCATCAATGGGATCACCCAGGTGATCCGGGCGAGCTGA
- a CDS encoding PHP domain-containing protein, producing the protein MRIDLHTHSTASDGTDTPAELVRNAGAAGLDVVALTDHDTSRGYAEALAALPEGLTLVTGAELSCRLDGVSMHMLAYLFDPEEPGLLAERELVRDDRVPRARAMVAKLQELGVPVTWEQVARIAGEGSVGRPHVASALVELGVVDSVSDAFTENWLADGGRAYVPKHETDPFEAIRLVKAAGGVTVFAHPAAAKRGRTVPESAIADLAAAGLDGIEVDHMDHEPATRARLRGLAADLGLLATGSSDYHGSRKTCVLGEFTTDPEVYGEITRRATGAFPVPGTGGA; encoded by the coding sequence GTGCGCATCGATCTGCACACCCACTCCACCGCGTCCGACGGTACGGACACCCCCGCCGAGCTGGTGCGCAACGCCGGCGCTGCCGGTCTCGATGTCGTCGCGCTGACCGATCACGACACCAGCCGCGGATACGCTGAGGCGCTGGCCGCGCTGCCCGAGGGGCTCACCCTCGTCACGGGCGCCGAGCTCTCCTGCCGCCTCGACGGCGTCAGCATGCACATGCTGGCCTACCTCTTCGACCCCGAGGAGCCCGGGCTGCTCGCCGAACGCGAACTGGTGCGCGACGACCGCGTGCCGCGCGCCCGGGCCATGGTCGCCAAGCTCCAGGAGCTCGGCGTGCCGGTCACCTGGGAGCAGGTCGCGCGCATCGCGGGCGAGGGTTCCGTCGGGCGGCCGCACGTCGCCTCCGCCCTGGTCGAGCTGGGGGTCGTGGACAGCGTCTCCGACGCCTTCACGGAGAACTGGCTGGCCGACGGCGGGCGGGCCTACGTGCCCAAGCACGAGACCGACCCCTTCGAGGCGATCCGCCTCGTCAAGGCCGCGGGCGGCGTGACCGTCTTCGCGCACCCGGCCGCCGCCAAGCGCGGCCGGACCGTGCCGGAGTCCGCGATCGCCGACCTGGCCGCCGCCGGCCTCGACGGCATCGAGGTGGACCACATGGACCACGAGCCGGCCACCCGCGCCCGGCTGCGCGGCCTCGCCGCCGACCTGGGACTGCTCGCCACCGGGTCCAGCGACTACCACGGCAGCCGCAAGACCTGTGTGCTCGGGGAGTTCACGACCGACCCCGAGGTGTACGGCGAGATCACCCGGCGGGCGACCGGGGCGTTCCCCGTGCCGGGCACCGGCGGAGCCTGA
- a CDS encoding DUF6758 family protein — protein MRGEPSCPKCGGRVRAPGLFADSWQCDVHGTVYPLQPVIPPSVEALGVVVHRARVPVWMPWPLPVGWLFTGAAFAGDDRSGGRATAVACSGPGPLGGVGELILVAEELGVGLGARYAGIDGPDPGPYMNVEKPPQAKVLAAGRPTPLWHVAGSPDDRAVFAGEALGLWVWAVVWPEQTGLLMYDELVLTDLRDAGAEVDLLPCGALSPRILEP, from the coding sequence ATGAGGGGCGAACCCAGTTGCCCGAAGTGTGGTGGCCGGGTCAGGGCTCCCGGCCTCTTTGCCGACTCCTGGCAGTGCGATGTGCACGGGACCGTGTATCCGCTGCAGCCCGTGATCCCGCCCAGCGTCGAGGCCCTCGGTGTAGTGGTGCACCGTGCCCGGGTGCCGGTGTGGATGCCGTGGCCGCTGCCGGTCGGCTGGCTGTTCACCGGCGCGGCATTCGCCGGTGACGATCGAAGCGGAGGGCGCGCGACGGCCGTGGCCTGCTCGGGCCCCGGACCGCTCGGCGGCGTCGGTGAGCTGATCCTCGTCGCCGAGGAGCTCGGCGTCGGCCTCGGCGCGCGGTACGCGGGCATCGACGGACCCGACCCGGGGCCGTACATGAACGTCGAGAAACCACCTCAGGCGAAGGTCCTCGCGGCCGGTCGCCCGACCCCGCTCTGGCATGTGGCAGGCAGCCCCGACGACCGTGCCGTCTTCGCGGGCGAGGCGCTGGGGCTGTGGGTGTGGGCGGTGGTGTGGCCCGAGCAGACGGGGCTGCTGATGTACGACGAGCTGGTGCTGACGGATCTGCGGGATGCGGGGGCGGAGGTGGACCTGTTGCCGTGCGGGGCGTTGTCGCCGCGGATCCTGGAGCCCTAG
- a CDS encoding MFS transporter yields the protein MINNTGGPAEGDTFDAGAGSILRQPKAVWATAGASVVAFMGIGLVDPILPSIAKGLDATPSQVSLLFTSYFLITAVAMLVTGFVSSRIGGKKTLLLGLALVVVFAGLAGTSGSVGELVGFRAGWGLGNALFVSTALAVIVGAAAGGSAAAILLYESALGLGMACGPLLGALLGNASWRYPFFGTAFLMAVGFLCITAFLKEQPRPAKKTSLLDPIKALGHGGLASAAVSAFFYNYTFFTVLAFTPFVLNMTPYKSGAVFFCWGLLLAVFSVIVAPRMQARFGSLKVLGGSLVLLAADVLVLGYGNHTAAVVCTILSGAFIGVNNTVYTELALGVSDAPRPVASAGYNFVRWFAAAAAPYFAPKIEEWSDIHIPFVVAAITAAIGAVVVYVRRNALSHEAEELQPKHAAEDSVTVFAG from the coding sequence ATGATCAACAACACGGGAGGTCCCGCCGAGGGGGACACGTTCGACGCCGGTGCGGGCAGCATCCTGCGGCAGCCGAAGGCCGTCTGGGCGACCGCCGGCGCGTCCGTCGTCGCCTTCATGGGCATCGGGCTCGTCGACCCGATCCTGCCCTCCATCGCCAAGGGCCTGGACGCCACCCCGAGCCAGGTCTCGCTGCTCTTCACCTCGTACTTCCTGATCACCGCGGTCGCGATGCTGGTGACCGGCTTCGTCTCCAGCCGCATCGGCGGCAAGAAGACCCTGCTGCTCGGCCTCGCGCTCGTCGTGGTCTTCGCGGGGCTCGCGGGCACGTCCGGCTCGGTCGGCGAACTCGTCGGCTTCCGGGCCGGCTGGGGCCTGGGCAACGCACTGTTCGTCTCCACCGCCCTCGCCGTCATCGTCGGAGCGGCGGCGGGCGGCAGCGCCGCGGCGATCCTGCTCTACGAGTCCGCGCTCGGCCTCGGCATGGCGTGCGGGCCGCTGCTCGGCGCCCTGCTCGGCAACGCCAGCTGGCGCTACCCCTTCTTCGGCACCGCGTTCCTGATGGCGGTCGGCTTCCTGTGCATCACGGCGTTCCTGAAGGAGCAGCCGAGGCCCGCGAAGAAGACCTCACTGCTCGACCCGATCAAGGCGCTCGGCCACGGCGGCCTCGCCTCGGCGGCCGTGTCGGCGTTCTTCTACAACTACACGTTCTTCACCGTGCTGGCCTTCACCCCGTTCGTGCTGAACATGACCCCCTACAAGTCGGGCGCCGTGTTCTTCTGCTGGGGCCTGCTGCTCGCCGTCTTCTCGGTGATCGTGGCGCCGCGGATGCAGGCACGGTTCGGCTCGCTCAAGGTGCTGGGCGGCTCCCTGGTCCTGCTCGCCGCGGATGTGCTCGTGCTCGGGTACGGCAACCACACCGCGGCCGTGGTCTGCACGATCCTGTCGGGCGCCTTCATCGGCGTGAACAACACCGTCTACACCGAGCTGGCGCTCGGCGTGTCGGACGCGCCTCGCCCGGTGGCGAGCGCCGGCTACAACTTCGTCCGGTGGTTCGCCGCCGCGGCCGCGCCCTACTTCGCTCCGAAGATCGAGGAGTGGAGCGACATCCACATCCCGTTCGTGGTGGCCGCGATCACCGCCGCGATCGGCGCGGTCGTGGTCTACGTACGGCGGAACGCGCTCTCCCACGAGGCCGAGGAACTCCAGCCCAAGCACGCCGCCGAGGACAGTGTGACCGTGTTCGCCGGCTGA
- a CDS encoding suppressor of fused domain protein, translated as MADVLPLVEARLRSALGEPDARAAVTFLGTDRIEVLRFTEGDVVRYATLGMSAQPMADPTAVLADPVKGPRAELVLSVRPGAADTDKVLRPLAVLAASPQVEGLIVAPGASLDVGGALWPGAPFTSVLVAESGGLVEDLELDAPADPVRFLPLLPMTPNEAAWKRVHGAGALQERWLNGGTDLRDPSRKSVPLD; from the coding sequence ATGGCTGATGTTCTTCCTTTGGTCGAGGCCCGGTTGCGCTCCGCGCTGGGCGAACCCGACGCCCGGGCCGCGGTCACCTTCCTCGGCACCGACCGCATCGAAGTGCTGCGCTTCACGGAGGGTGACGTCGTCCGCTACGCCACGCTCGGTATGTCCGCCCAGCCGATGGCGGACCCCACGGCGGTCCTCGCCGACCCGGTGAAGGGCCCGCGCGCGGAGCTGGTCCTGTCCGTCCGCCCCGGCGCCGCCGACACCGACAAGGTGCTCCGCCCGCTCGCCGTGCTCGCCGCGTCCCCGCAGGTCGAGGGGCTGATCGTGGCCCCCGGTGCCTCGCTCGACGTGGGCGGGGCGCTGTGGCCCGGCGCACCGTTCACCTCGGTTCTGGTCGCGGAGTCCGGTGGCCTGGTCGAGGACCTGGAGCTGGACGCGCCCGCCGATCCCGTACGGTTCCTGCCACTGCTCCCGATGACGCCGAACGAGGCCGCGTGGAAGCGCGTGCACGGCGCCGGGGCCCTTCAGGAACGCTGGCTGAACGGCGGAACGGACCTGCGCGATCCCTCGCGCAAGTCCGTTCCGCTGGATTGA
- a CDS encoding magnesium and cobalt transport protein CorA, producing MSMIRDLRAAVRPRPSLRKDSGSYDHTRAPGTNSAVVDCAVYRDGARIRTPEPLTPQEAMRLVHRDGGFVWIGLHEPTEAEFAGIAGEFGLHPLAVEDAVQAHQRPKLERYDDSLFTVFKTIHYVEHDELTATSEIVETGEVMCFTGRDFFITVRHGGQGSLRALRHRLQDDPELLAKGPSAVLHAIADHVVDGYIAVADAVQDDIDEVETEVFSPGRKGTPRGTDAGRIYQLKREVLEFKRAVSPLLRPMQLLSERPMRLIDPDIQKYFRDVADHLARVQEQVLGFDELLNSILQANLAQASVTQNEDMRKITSWAAIIAVPTMVCGVYGMNFDYMPELHWKFGYPLVLGATVGMCLSIHRILKRNGWL from the coding sequence ATGTCGATGATTCGTGACCTGCGTGCCGCGGTCCGTCCCCGTCCCTCGCTGCGCAAGGACAGTGGCTCGTACGACCACACCCGCGCCCCCGGGACCAACTCCGCCGTGGTCGACTGCGCCGTCTACCGCGACGGTGCCCGCATCCGGACCCCCGAGCCGCTGACGCCCCAGGAGGCGATGCGGCTGGTACACCGCGACGGCGGCTTCGTGTGGATCGGCCTGCACGAGCCCACGGAGGCCGAATTCGCCGGTATCGCGGGCGAGTTCGGGCTGCACCCGCTGGCCGTCGAGGACGCCGTCCAGGCCCACCAGCGGCCCAAGCTGGAGCGCTACGACGACTCCCTGTTCACCGTCTTCAAGACCATCCACTACGTCGAGCACGACGAACTCACCGCCACCAGCGAGATCGTGGAGACCGGCGAGGTCATGTGCTTCACCGGGCGGGACTTCTTCATCACCGTCCGGCACGGCGGGCAGGGCTCGCTGCGGGCGCTGCGGCACCGGCTGCAGGACGACCCCGAGCTGCTCGCCAAGGGGCCCTCCGCCGTGCTGCACGCCATCGCGGACCACGTCGTCGACGGGTACATCGCGGTCGCGGACGCCGTGCAGGACGACATCGACGAGGTGGAGACCGAGGTCTTCTCGCCGGGCCGCAAGGGCACTCCGCGCGGCACGGACGCCGGCCGCATCTACCAACTCAAGCGCGAAGTGCTGGAGTTCAAGCGGGCCGTCTCCCCGCTGCTGCGCCCGATGCAGCTGCTGAGCGAGCGCCCGATGCGGCTGATCGACCCGGACATCCAGAAGTACTTCCGCGACGTCGCCGACCACCTCGCCCGCGTCCAGGAACAGGTCCTCGGCTTCGACGAACTGCTCAACTCCATCCTCCAGGCCAACCTCGCGCAGGCGTCCGTGACGCAGAACGAGGACATGCGCAAGATCACTTCCTGGGCCGCGATCATCGCCGTACCGACGATGGTCTGTGGCGTGTACGGCATGAACTTCGACTACATGCCGGAGCTGCACTGGAAGTTCGGCTACCCGCTGGTGCTGGGCGCCACGGTCGGGATGTGTCTGTCGATCCACCGGATCCTGAAGCGCAACGGCTGGCTCTGA
- a CDS encoding magnesium transporter MgtE N-terminal domain-containing protein has product MAAGAPRIFVSHLAGVAVFDPNGDQVGRVRDLVAMLRVGRRPPRLLGLVVELSTRRRIFLPMTRVIGIESGQVITTGVLNVRRFEQRPTERLVFGELLDRRVRIVETDEEVTVLDVSVQQLPARREWEIGRVFVRKGRSGTFRRTKGETMTVDWSAVTGFSLEEHGQGAESLLATFEQLRAADLANVLHHLSPKRRGEVAAALDDDRLADVLEELPEDDQIEILGKLKEERAADVLEAMDPDDAADLLAELPEDDVERLLTLMRPDDAADVRRLMSYEERTAGGLMTTEPIVLRPDATVADALARVRNPDLSPALAAQVYVCRPPDETPTGKYLGTVHFQRLLRDPPYTLVSSILDGDLQALAPDAALPVVAGFFATYDMVAAPVVDESGSLLGAVTVDDVLDHMLPEDWRETEFHLNEDESQDERLDEPQERLPGEREGDREDDRGDDEEGDREDDREGVDEGGRDGA; this is encoded by the coding sequence ATGGCCGCAGGCGCCCCCCGGATCTTCGTCTCGCACCTCGCCGGTGTCGCCGTCTTCGACCCCAACGGCGACCAGGTGGGCCGCGTGCGGGACCTGGTCGCCATGCTCCGCGTCGGGCGCCGCCCGCCCCGGTTGCTCGGGCTGGTCGTGGAACTCTCCACCCGGCGGCGCATCTTCCTGCCCATGACCCGTGTCATCGGCATCGAGTCCGGCCAGGTCATCACCACCGGAGTCCTGAACGTGCGCCGCTTCGAACAGCGGCCCACCGAGCGGCTCGTCTTCGGTGAACTGCTCGACCGGCGGGTCCGGATCGTCGAGACCGACGAGGAGGTGACCGTGCTCGACGTGTCCGTCCAGCAGCTGCCGGCCCGCCGGGAGTGGGAGATCGGCCGCGTCTTCGTGCGCAAGGGCCGCAGCGGGACCTTCCGGCGCACCAAGGGCGAGACGATGACCGTCGACTGGTCCGCCGTCACCGGCTTCTCGCTGGAGGAGCACGGACAGGGCGCCGAGAGCCTCCTCGCCACCTTCGAGCAGCTGCGCGCGGCCGACCTCGCCAATGTCCTGCACCACCTGTCGCCGAAACGGCGCGGGGAGGTGGCCGCCGCCCTGGACGACGACCGCCTCGCCGACGTCCTGGAGGAGCTCCCCGAGGACGACCAGATCGAGATCCTGGGCAAGCTCAAGGAGGAGCGCGCCGCCGATGTCCTGGAGGCGATGGACCCCGACGACGCGGCCGACCTGCTCGCCGAACTGCCCGAGGACGACGTGGAGCGGCTGCTGACGCTGATGCGGCCCGACGACGCGGCCGACGTACGACGGCTGATGTCGTACGAGGAGCGGACCGCCGGCGGTCTGATGACGACCGAGCCCATCGTGCTGCGGCCCGACGCCACGGTCGCCGACGCACTCGCCCGGGTCCGCAACCCCGACCTGTCCCCCGCGCTCGCCGCGCAGGTGTATGTGTGCCGCCCGCCGGACGAGACACCGACCGGCAAGTACCTGGGCACGGTGCACTTCCAGCGGCTGCTGCGCGACCCGCCGTACACGCTGGTCAGCTCGATCCTCGATGGCGATCTGCAGGCGCTCGCGCCGGACGCGGCGCTGCCCGTCGTCGCCGGGTTCTTCGCCACGTACGACATGGTCGCCGCGCCCGTCGTCGACGAGAGCGGCTCGCTGCTCGGCGCGGTGACCGTGGACGACGTACTGGACCACATGCTGCCGGAGGACTGGCGCGAGACCGAGTTCCATCTGAACGAGGACGAATCGCAGGACGAGCGTCTGGACGAACCTCAGGAGCGGCTCCCGGGCGAACGCGAGGGCGACCGCGAAGACGACCGGGGCGACGACGAGGAAGGCGACCGGGAAGACGACCGCGAAGGCGTGGACGAAGGGGGGCGCGATGGGGCCTGA